From Brassica oleracea var. oleracea cultivar TO1000 chromosome C3, BOL, whole genome shotgun sequence, a single genomic window includes:
- the LOC106330425 gene encoding uncharacterized protein LOC106330425, translating into MATTTNHETIVPLNSTNLLNVNMSNVTKLTASNFLMWSRQVQALLNGYGLSGYITGATVIPPATITNAEVNSPNPAYKAHQRQDQLIYSAILGAISRYGRNSLLRMQSRLEDTSNSSDNRSSNGRKARNPDEYLQGFTTRFDQLGLLGKPFDLEDQLEFIVEGLPDEYKQVADQIQGRDVPLSITEVHEKLLNQEVKLQDASPNSIIPVSANVAQPRPSSNNNRNNNSSNYRGRSNNRNNNNSWQPQQQYPSRPDQTARGYQGKCQLCGIYGHSARRCTQLQQTGGYGNSSQYSTSSAPWQPRANMAVTAYNPNNWILDSGATHHLTTDLSNLARLRHSGASSAIQWGFTWLFPLKFKSQAQATLIAFKALVENQFDEKIKTLYSDNGGEYLAMRQYLQTHGISHLTSPPHTPEHNGISERKHQHIVETGLTLLSQASMPPSYWTYAFPAAIYHINRMPSPFLNNTSPYAKLFKQAPNYSKLRVLGCECYLWLRPYANNKMAMRSMECAFLGYSLTQSAYLCLDRSSGCIYPTRHVQFIEEKFPFATTSLPKSQPESPPTSPSVTVIPLNLTSNPAPLVAAPSMPPLSRDPHRRLPAETPSSSPLPANDAVISHDTTQVESGIESTETSGNAQVCPQPQSDSRLPSLTTTTTQPDQPHHPAPTQTNIHPMRTRGKNQIRKPNPKHSLLTIKNHRTHKF; encoded by the exons ATGGCAACCACGACTAACCATGAGACTATTGTCCCTCTCAACTCAACCAATCTCTTGAACGTTAACATGTCCAATGTTACGAAGCTCACGGCCTCCAACTTCCTTATGTGGAGCCGTCAGGTCCAAGCCTTGCTTAACGGCTATGGCCTCTCTGGATACATCACAGGTGCTACGGTGATCCCACCTGCGACGATCACGAATGCTGAAGTCAACTCTCCCAACCCCGCGTACAAAGCACACCAACGACAAGATCAACTCATATACAGTGCCATATTGGGTGCGATCTCT AGATATGGGAGAAACTCTCTGCTACGTATGCAAAGCCGACTCGAGGACACATCCAACAGCTCCGACAACAGATCAAGCAACGGAAGAAAGGCACGAAATCCTGATGAGTATCTGCAAGGTTTTACAACCCGGTTTGACCAGCTTGGACTCCTCGGGAAACCATTTGATCTGGAAGATCAGCTTGAATTCATCGTGGAAGGACTTCCCGACGAGTACAAACAAGTCGCTGATCAGATACAGGGCCGCGATGTACCTCTGTCGATTACTGAAGTTCATGAAAAGTTGCTGAACCAGGAAGTTAAACTTCAGGACGCCTCACCCAACTCTATCATCCCGGTCTCTGCAAATGTTGCTCAGCCTCGACCTTCCAGCAACAATAACCGGAACAACAACTCAAGCAACTACCGTGGCCGCTCCAACAATCGCAACAACAATAACTCGTGGCAACCACAGCAGCAGTATCCATCGCGTCCAGATCAGACTGCTCGTGGCTATCAAGGCAAGTGCCAGCTCTGCGGTATCTACGGCCACAGTGCAAGACGTTGCACGCAGCTTCAACAAACTGGTGGTTATGGCAACTCCAGCCAGTATTCGACCTCTTCGGCACCATGGCAACCTCGCGCCAACATGGCAGTTACCGCATACAACCCCAACAACTGGATCCTTGACAGTGGAGCCACTCACCACCTCACCACCGACTTGAGCAATCTGGCGCGACTTAGGCATTCTGGCGCTTCATCAGCCATACAATGGGG GTTCACTTGGCTGTTCCCGTTGAAGTTCAAGTCGCAAGCTCAGGCCACTCTCATAGCCTTCAAGGCTCTAGTGGAGAATCAATTTGATGAGAAAATCAAAACCCTATATTCTGACAACGGCGGTGAGTACCTTGCTATGCGCCAATACCTTCAGACGCACGGCATCTCCCACCTAACGTCACCACCACATACTCCTGAGCACAACGGGATCTCTGAAAGGAAACATCAACACATTGTCGAGACTGGCCTTACCCTTCTCAGCCAAGCCTCCATGCCTCCTTCGTACTGGACGTATGCCTTCCCCGCTGCCATATATCATATCAACCGCATGCCAAGCCCTTTCCTCAACAACACATCCCCATACGCCAAGCTTTTTAAACAAGCTCCAAATTACTCTAAACTTCGAGTTTTGGGATGTGAGTGCTATCTGTGGCTCAGGCCGTATGCAAACAACAAGATGGCGATGCGATCAATGGAGTGTGCTTTCCTTGGCTACTCTCTCACCCAGAGCGCTTATCTTTGTCTTGATCGCAGCAGTGGCTGCATCTACCCCACGCGCCATGTTCAATTCATTGAAGAGAAGTTCCCATTTGCCACGACCTCGTTGCCCAAGTCTCAACCCGAATCACCACCAACCTCTCCTTCTGTCACCGTCATTCCTCTTAACCTCACCTCTAACCCGGCGCCACTCGTAGCAGCTCCATCTATGCCTCCCCTGAGCAGGGATCCTCACCGGCGGCTACCAGCCGAAACTCCATCCTCCTCGCCTTTACCGGCGAATGATGCTGTGATATCTCACGATACCACACAAGTGGAATCAGGTATTGAATCAACAGAGACCTCTGGCAATGCACAGGTATGTCCTCAACCTCAGTCTGATTCTAGACTCCCGTCTCTCACCACAACCACCACTCAGCCAGACCAACCTCATCACCCTGCTCCCACTCAGACCAATATACATCCCATGCGCACTCGCGGAAAGAACCAGATACGGAAACCAAACCCCAAACACTCGCTCCTTACCATCAAAAACCACAGAACCCACAAATTCTAA